In Nasonia vitripennis strain AsymCx chromosome 2, Nvit_psr_1.1, whole genome shotgun sequence, a genomic segment contains:
- the LOC100120183 gene encoding golgin subfamily A member 1 isoform X1 yields the protein MFANLKNKIKEEIGSDVSAVVRNAGTVRGLNNRHLSQTGSTSSVSGSQISLDESREENTGSPSSSLRLKRENSFDLKLGDGTPLSAKDIKRLESREDEWRRRLQKKEAELLKRMEKKEEEHRIKMLEREKEWKKVLEKHEKETAKLVEDRLRAESAKNSLEAALNDAEEYKKKLYSFQENAEQMEGFQTQEMAKIKHLLLAKEQEVEDKSQRLKAAMTEIENLKTELSRLRRYEDELNNVQDEMESLRHSTQRERAQLSSQLAQTEEEVRHLKDKVFVLEQRVALESGDQVTVDDRVADLMRERTLLERKLEEAHLHLSDIKTSWSGKISSLETQVGRLSRQAGEEGLERRRVEEEKEALRQRIKELEAEIEVNNVVMATKDAKLLRMAEDIDEMATELKELRANVDDEVEEFKRQIELSEKEITDQKSLLEETENALTNKESELSAIQTNFEEEKSKNLLLQLEVDRLKEELETEKISKTNINLSLEKERTEKDSALLRTALISQEIQIAKQETKTQELENVELQSRLDSLEDTLKIKCKDIDEINRRLDEALQKNQDYEKIKQDTVALEGNEKVLKTSLSDLEEQLSEKNKTIKILQQRLADMKKTLQRELRVPSSSLDSDAEPSAAILNPSSSKTVTAKHSNSREDDVNFKYLKHVLIKFLTSREYEALHLTRAVATLLHFSPEEERLLQETLEWKMSWFGTKPNLGIGQTAKAIPPS from the exons ATGTTCGCGAATCTCAAGAACAAAATCAAGGAGGAAATCGGCAGCGACGTCTCCGCCGTCGTCAGGAACGCTGGAACTGTTCGCGGTCTCAACAATAGGCATCTCTCGCAG ACTGGCTCGACTAGCAGTGTCAGCGGTTCTCAGATCTCACTGGACGAGTCCAGGGAGGAAAACACTGGCTCTCCCTCGTCTTCTCTGAGACTCAAGCGAGAAAACAGTTTTGACTTGAAACTCGGAGATGGAACCCCACTGTCGGCCAAAGATATCAAGCGACTGGAGAGCAGAGAGGATGAGTGGAGGAGGAGGCTTCAGAAGAAAGAAGCCGAGCTTCTCAAGAGAATGGAAAAGAAAGAGGAGGAGCATAGAATCAAAATGCtcgagagggaaaaagagtGGAAGAAAGTATTGGAGAAGCACGAGAAAGAAACGGCTAAGCTGGTCGAGGATAGATTGAGGGCAGAAAGTGCCAAGAATTCGTTGGAAGCAGCGCTGAACGACGCAGAAG AGTATAAGAAAAAACTGTACAGTTTTCAAGAAAATGCAGAGCAAATGGAAGGTTTTCAAACACAAGAAATGGCTAAAATTAAGCACCTT TTACTTGCCAAAGAACAGGAAGTCGAAGATAAATCTCAACGGTTAAAAGCTGCAATGactgaaattgaaaatttgaaaacagaACTATCAAGACTGAGGCGATACGAGGATGAACTGAACAATGTTCAA GATGAAATGGAATCGTTGCGTCACTCGACCCAGCGAGAACGGGCTCAGTTGTCTAGTCAATTAGCACAAACCGAGGAAGAGGTGCGGCACTTGAAAGACAAAGTTTTCGTGCTCGAGCAAAGGGTAGCATTGGAATCAGGCGATCAGGTGACGGTCGACGATCGAGTGGCCGACCTGATGCGCGAGCGAACGCTGCTAGAGAGAAAACTTGAAGAAGCCCACCTACATCTCTCGGACATAAAAACCAGCTGGTCCGGAAAGATATCGAGTTTGGAAACCCAAGTCGGTCGACTGAGCAGACAGGCGGGCGAGGAGGGTCTGGAGAGGAGACGAGtcgaggaggagaaggaggcgCTGCGCCAAAGGATCAAGGAACTCGAGGCTGAAATTGAGGTGAACAATGTGGTAATGGCCACGAAAGATGCTAAGCTTTTGCGCATGGCAGAGGACATCGACGAAATGGCCACGGAATTAAAAGAGCTCCGGGCCAACGTCGATGACGAGGTCGAGGAGTTTAAGCGACAAATT GAACTTTCGGAAAAGGAGATCACGGATCAAAAATCTCTTTTAGAAGAAACCGAAAATGCGCTCACAAATAAGGAGTCTGAACTGTCCGCAATACAAACGAATTTCGAGgaggaaaaatcgaaaaatttgcTGTTGCAATTAGAGGTCGATAGGTTAAAAGAAGAATTagaaactgaaaaaatatcaaagaCGAACATTAATCTGAGTCTCGAAAAGGAAAGGACTGAAAAGGATTCGGCGCTGTTGAGGACGGCTCTCATTTCTCAAGAAATACAAATCGCTAAACAGGAAACCAAAACGCAGGAGTTAGAAAACGTGGAGTTACAAAGCCGGTTAGACAGTCTCGAAGAtacgttaaaaatcaaatgtAAAGATATTGACGAAATAAACAGAAGACTAGACGAGgcgttacaaaaaaatcaagattacgaaaaaataaagcaagaTACTGTAGCGTTGGAAGGCAATGAAAAAGTATTGAAAACGAGCTTATCCGATTTGGAGGAACAGCTCAGCGAAAAGAACAAG ACGATCAAAATACTGCAGCAGCGTTTGGCTGATATGAAGAAAACTCTTCAACGTGAATTGAGAGTTCCTTCGTCGTCTCTAGATAGTGATGCTGAGCCATCCGCAGCCATTCTTAATCCCAGTTCGTCTAAAACTGTCACTGCCAAGCACAGCAATTCGAGAGAGGACGACGTTAACTTTAAATACCTCAAACATGTTCTTATTAAGTTCCTGACTAGCAGAGAATACGag gCTTTGCACTTAACGAGAGCGGTCGCAACGCTTCTACACTTTTCACCAGAAGAAGAACGACTACTGCAAGAAACGTTGGAGTGGAAAATGTCTTGGTTTGGCACCAAACCTAATCTAGGCATCGGACAGACGGCAAAGGCCATTCCTCCAAGTTGA
- the LOC100120183 gene encoding golgin subfamily A member 1 isoform X2, which produces MFANLKNKIKEEIGSDVSAVVRNAGTVRGLNNRHLSQTGSTSSVSGSQISLDESREENTGSPSSSLRLKRENSFDLKLGDGTPLSAKDIKRLESREDEWRRRLQKKEAELLKRMEKKEEEHRIKMLEREKEWKKVLEKHEKETAKLVEDRLRAESAKNSLEAALNDAEEYKKKLYSFQENAEQMEGFQTQEMAKIKHLLLAKEQEVEDKSQRLKAAMTEIENLKTELSRLRRYEDELNNVQDEMESLRHSTQRERAQLSSQLAQTEEEVRHLKDKVFVLEQRVALESGDQVTVDDRVADLMRERTLLERKLEEAHLHLSDIKTSWSGKISSLETQVGRLSRQAGEEGLERRRVEEEKEALRQRIKELEAEIEELSEKEITDQKSLLEETENALTNKESELSAIQTNFEEEKSKNLLLQLEVDRLKEELETEKISKTNINLSLEKERTEKDSALLRTALISQEIQIAKQETKTQELENVELQSRLDSLEDTLKIKCKDIDEINRRLDEALQKNQDYEKIKQDTVALEGNEKVLKTSLSDLEEQLSEKNKTIKILQQRLADMKKTLQRELRVPSSSLDSDAEPSAAILNPSSSKTVTAKHSNSREDDVNFKYLKHVLIKFLTSREYEALHLTRAVATLLHFSPEEERLLQETLEWKMSWFGTKPNLGIGQTAKAIPPS; this is translated from the exons ATGTTCGCGAATCTCAAGAACAAAATCAAGGAGGAAATCGGCAGCGACGTCTCCGCCGTCGTCAGGAACGCTGGAACTGTTCGCGGTCTCAACAATAGGCATCTCTCGCAG ACTGGCTCGACTAGCAGTGTCAGCGGTTCTCAGATCTCACTGGACGAGTCCAGGGAGGAAAACACTGGCTCTCCCTCGTCTTCTCTGAGACTCAAGCGAGAAAACAGTTTTGACTTGAAACTCGGAGATGGAACCCCACTGTCGGCCAAAGATATCAAGCGACTGGAGAGCAGAGAGGATGAGTGGAGGAGGAGGCTTCAGAAGAAAGAAGCCGAGCTTCTCAAGAGAATGGAAAAGAAAGAGGAGGAGCATAGAATCAAAATGCtcgagagggaaaaagagtGGAAGAAAGTATTGGAGAAGCACGAGAAAGAAACGGCTAAGCTGGTCGAGGATAGATTGAGGGCAGAAAGTGCCAAGAATTCGTTGGAAGCAGCGCTGAACGACGCAGAAG AGTATAAGAAAAAACTGTACAGTTTTCAAGAAAATGCAGAGCAAATGGAAGGTTTTCAAACACAAGAAATGGCTAAAATTAAGCACCTT TTACTTGCCAAAGAACAGGAAGTCGAAGATAAATCTCAACGGTTAAAAGCTGCAATGactgaaattgaaaatttgaaaacagaACTATCAAGACTGAGGCGATACGAGGATGAACTGAACAATGTTCAA GATGAAATGGAATCGTTGCGTCACTCGACCCAGCGAGAACGGGCTCAGTTGTCTAGTCAATTAGCACAAACCGAGGAAGAGGTGCGGCACTTGAAAGACAAAGTTTTCGTGCTCGAGCAAAGGGTAGCATTGGAATCAGGCGATCAGGTGACGGTCGACGATCGAGTGGCCGACCTGATGCGCGAGCGAACGCTGCTAGAGAGAAAACTTGAAGAAGCCCACCTACATCTCTCGGACATAAAAACCAGCTGGTCCGGAAAGATATCGAGTTTGGAAACCCAAGTCGGTCGACTGAGCAGACAGGCGGGCGAGGAGGGTCTGGAGAGGAGACGAGtcgaggaggagaaggaggcgCTGCGCCAAAGGATCAAGGAACTCGAGGCTGAAATTGAG GAACTTTCGGAAAAGGAGATCACGGATCAAAAATCTCTTTTAGAAGAAACCGAAAATGCGCTCACAAATAAGGAGTCTGAACTGTCCGCAATACAAACGAATTTCGAGgaggaaaaatcgaaaaatttgcTGTTGCAATTAGAGGTCGATAGGTTAAAAGAAGAATTagaaactgaaaaaatatcaaagaCGAACATTAATCTGAGTCTCGAAAAGGAAAGGACTGAAAAGGATTCGGCGCTGTTGAGGACGGCTCTCATTTCTCAAGAAATACAAATCGCTAAACAGGAAACCAAAACGCAGGAGTTAGAAAACGTGGAGTTACAAAGCCGGTTAGACAGTCTCGAAGAtacgttaaaaatcaaatgtAAAGATATTGACGAAATAAACAGAAGACTAGACGAGgcgttacaaaaaaatcaagattacgaaaaaataaagcaagaTACTGTAGCGTTGGAAGGCAATGAAAAAGTATTGAAAACGAGCTTATCCGATTTGGAGGAACAGCTCAGCGAAAAGAACAAG ACGATCAAAATACTGCAGCAGCGTTTGGCTGATATGAAGAAAACTCTTCAACGTGAATTGAGAGTTCCTTCGTCGTCTCTAGATAGTGATGCTGAGCCATCCGCAGCCATTCTTAATCCCAGTTCGTCTAAAACTGTCACTGCCAAGCACAGCAATTCGAGAGAGGACGACGTTAACTTTAAATACCTCAAACATGTTCTTATTAAGTTCCTGACTAGCAGAGAATACGag gCTTTGCACTTAACGAGAGCGGTCGCAACGCTTCTACACTTTTCACCAGAAGAAGAACGACTACTGCAAGAAACGTTGGAGTGGAAAATGTCTTGGTTTGGCACCAAACCTAATCTAGGCATCGGACAGACGGCAAAGGCCATTCCTCCAAGTTGA